The DNA window CCGGAATCGTATTTTTCGGTCGCGTTGAAAATTTGGATTCTTACGACTTCTCTAAAGTCAAAGAGGCGACATCTCAATTGAGGAGCCCCGTTGTCCATGATTGATACGAAACTCACCCCCGCCCCAATAGATTGGATTGCCTTAGCGCCGATGATTGCCGTGGGAACGACCGGCGTCGTCGCCATGATTCTCGAAATGATGCGTCCACGAAAGACGAACAATCTTATCGTTTCGATTTCGTTAATCGGTCTTGCTTTCGCCGCGGCTCTCGTGCTCGCTTTCTGGAATGTTCCGCCCCGAGAGTCTTTCGGAGCGGTTTATGCGGATGCAAGCGGTCACGAAAAAAACTTCGGGCTTTTCATCCACGACCGCTTTAGTCAACTCGTTCAATTACTGCTCATCGGCGTTTGCTTCTTTACGGTGATGTTCAGCGAAGGATATCTGCGTGAAAAACTAATTCCTTTCGGAGAGTATTATCCTTTGGTGCTTTGGACGACAGTGGGGGGGATGGTAATGGTTACGACGAGAGATTTGATCATCTTGTTTTTGGGATTGGAAACGCTTTCGATTTCTTTGTACATTTTAGCAGGATTATCCTCGAAGGAGAAACGTTCACAAGAATCTGCATTGAAATATTTTTTATTAGGCGCATTTGCCTCGAGTTTTATGTTGTATGGGATTGCGTTGATGTACGGCGGGACGGGAACGACGCATCTTTCGGGAATCACGGAACTTTTTCAAGCGAATCTGGCTGATGCGAATCCGTATCGTCTCGTTTACGCTGGGTTGGGAATGATTCTTGTCGGGTTCGGATTCAAAGCCGCTTTGGTGCCGTTTCATATGTGGACTCCCGATGTGTATCAAGGTGCACCGACTTGCGTGACGGGTTTCATGGCCGCGGGTTCGAAAGTCGCAGCCTACGCGGCTTTGATTCGGTTTTTGGAGGGGGCGATGGCGATGAAAGACGTTTGGATACCCATCCTCATGGCATTTGCAGTTTTGAGCATGACCTTGGGAAATTTAGTCGCCATCGTACAACGCGATGCGAAACGTATTTTGGGGTATTCGAGTATCGCTCACGCAGGATACATTTTAGTTGCAGTAGTCGCATGGGCGAAAGCGTATGATAGACCGGATTTGCAAATCGGTTACGAAACCGTCTTGTACTATCTTCTCACCTATAGTCTTATGACTATCGGTGCTTTCGCCGTTTTGACTTTGAGCGCCAGGGGGGGGAAAGAAGGGACGCTCGTGGATGATTATTATGGAATGTACAGAAGAAGACCTTTCGCAGCGCTTGCAATGGTGGTCTTCATGGTGAATTTAGCCGGCATCCCCCCCTTTGCGGGATTTTTTGCGAAAGTTTTTATTTTCAGCGACGCTTTGGAAACCGGTCTTTTATGGCTGGCACTCGTTTTGGCAGTCAATTCCGTGATTAGCGCTTATTATTATTTGAGAGTCGCCTTCGCAGTGTTCGTTCAAGAGCCGGAATGGAAGCCCACTCGTTTTGCTCCGATGAATCTCGGGCTTTTGCTTACCTGTGGAATTACCGCAGTGTTGCTGCTGGCGATATTGGTTTTCACGAGCCCGATTCTAAGAGAAATCAGCATCGTCTCAGCGAAGATTCTGTAACCTCATCCCCACCACGCGTAGGTCCGAAACGTTCGTCCAAAAGAATACCCGCACCATTCAAGTACTGCATCGTATGAACAAAATAATATACGTAGCAATTGCTACTACAATAATTATTTGCCATATTATTGCCCAGTTATCACTTAGATGATTCCCTCTGCCTGGATATTTTTTCAATAAGCCTTTTGGCTCGAAGATTCTGCATCGCAACCTCGATTCTGCTCCTCAAAAAATTCACGCCCGGTTCTCCCTCATTGTCTAATACTTTCTGAATCATTCTTTCAGAGCCTTCGTCATCGCCGCGGAGTTTCAAAAAGACTGCCGCGGATATATATGGATGTTCCAGGATACCGCTTCCTTGACCGGAAACCCACTTTTCAAGAATCTTTTCTTCCGATGCATTTTCCTCTAACAAGGGAATTCCTTTTTCGCAAAGGACTTTCGCCACTTCCTTCGTAAGAAATTCTACATCAGAATCTGTTCGCAAAGCCCACCAGTTATCTTTTCCGACAAGCCTCTCAGCGAGAATATCCCAACGCTCTAAAGAATTTGTTACCCACAGCCTTTCAATCGTGTCTTTATCTAAAAGAGCCCCCAGACGTTCCGTCCAATGCCCCCCATGAAAAATTCCAGGGTAATATGTATCGCATTCGCCGAGAAGTTTTATCCGGATGCTCAGATTAATCGTAAACAGAATTTCGTTTGGTTGTATAGAACGGTGTGTTTGAAGGGAAACAATTTCGATAACATCGCGTTTTTCACGCTTGTAAGAATTTCCTTTACGCTTGAAGCCACGAGGCTTCAAACAATTTTTCCCTAATTGGTTGAAAATATATAGAATCCCATCTTGAAGCTCTTTTTTCATTCAAAGACCCTCCATACCTGGATAACTACTATTAAGACATTCATAATATCTTTAAGTAATTGCTTACTTCAAACCGTGATTGATTATGCTTTACCTATAGCAGCAGCAATTATTTCTTTAGCCACCCGAGTCTCGAATCCATTATAACCGAAAGCATTCTTCGTCGAGTTCGGATACGCAATCTGCACCAATCGGTCCTCTTTAAATCTCTCTCCCTGTTCCATCAAACTCGCCGTCGAACTCAGACGCTAACTCATCCAGAGAGTTGATGTCTAAGGACTCCTCTCCGGCCGAACGTGTGTATGCCTTCTCCAAAATAACGCTGATCGGAAATCCTTTACTAAACTCGACACGTCTCATGCTCTTAAGCACGAATCCCTTTTCGCGTACTTTCTCGTAAAACGCCTTTGCAGATTTTCTATCTTTGAAATACAAATAGAAGTCTACCTTTCTCGTCCTTTTCCCTTTCGACCGCTGCTTGGATTTTTCAGCGCGGAGCTCGAGTTTTTTGAGCAGTTTTTCTAACCATGCCAATGCAACTTCTTTAGGGGGGCGCACTTTTTCGAGTTCTTCGAAATTCCAGTCTTCTCGGATGCTCGTTTCCATATCCCAGTTCACAAAATCCTGCAAATTAAAGGGGGGTTGCTCAGAGAATATCTCTTTATCTGCCGCATAAATATAAAAGTTAGCCTTATCCTTAGACCACTTCCATTTGGCAACCGCTGCCTTCTTACCGGTTAGGAACGAGGTGACTTGCGCATGAAGTTGCTTCGCACTACGAGCGGACAATTGCCTGGGTTTTCTTTCTTTTATTTCTCCTTTTGCTGTGAAACGAATAGCAACGAACCACGGATATCGTTCGCCATACAACCACTCGGGAAAACCTACATCTTCATATAAATGCTCTACTTCGCCACCTTCGAGTGGAACAACGAAATGGTTCCAAATAGGTTTGTAAAAATCTATGGCTTTTAGCCGATTTCTTACTTTCGTGATGTACTCTTCGTACGGTATACCTTCCTCCCAAGCACGGTGAATAGAACCAATATCACGACCCACTTGATACTCCGTTATGGGAATGCGCAGATGTTTACCAGAAATACGATCATCTACTTCTATTTCTGCTGCATAAGCCCCGCTGTACCAGACGTGACCACTTTCTAAATTAGCAACCTCTTCACGCGTTGCAGGTAGGAGTCGTCTATCTTTTGGGTATTGTTTATAATATTGAAGGGATAATCCATCTTCACTATATCGAACAACTCTCATCGGAGGGGGAATGAACTCTTCAGGTATTGAAATCTGCTGTATAAACTCCCATTTCCCATCACGTATTCGTTGTGACCCAATGTATCCATAATAAAGTAATTTTTCCAAAAAATCAGGGGCAAAAAAATCACTTATATGAAGTTGTTCTATTGTGAATCCGCCGTATACTTCATCTTCATCTATTGGCAAGAAAACAATAAAATAAACTTGACGGTTGCTTGGCAGTTTAACCCGATATAGATTGCCAGATTTTATTGTTTCTTCAGTCATATTTTCATAATTCGAACGTTTCTAATGCTTCAGCCTACCCCTAATAAGTATACCTTTAAGAACTCGCCAATTTCTCTTTCTATCACTTTTACAATTTCTGCCAGTACTAATTCTCAACCAGCCAAGTCCGTAATTGTCCTAAACATATATGATATTCGATCATTCTCAATAGAACCATGCGGCTAAGAAATAATTTACGATATAAATCAAAACCATGCTTAAGACGACGGCATTGGTCGTCGAGCGCCCCACTCCGACGGCACCGCCCGTCGTTCTAAGCCCTTGCTGGCAACTTACGAGCGCAATGATAAGCCCGAAGAAGAGCGTTTTCGTTACCCCCCCCATGAAATCCCATGATTCGAGAAAAATCTTTACAGAACGGGTGAACTGGGTATAAGGAACCCCTTCGAGTTGTGCAATCGTCATAGCCCCAAACATTCCCATAAAATCGCCAATTAATCCTAAAATGGGTAGCATCAGCGTCGCCGCAATCAGTCTCGGAACTAAAAGATAGTTATACGGGTGAACAGCGAGAGCGCGGAGGGCATCGAGTTGTTCCGTTACAGCCATCGAGCCGATTTGCGCCGCCATTGCACTTCCACATCGTGCCGCTACCATAATTCCCGCAATCACTGGAGCGAGTTCGCGCGTGACGACCAGTCCGATTGTCCCCCCCACCAGCTCGGATGCTCCTGATTGACGGAAAAGAGGTGCGACGTACAGCGACATAACAGCTCCGGAAGCGAATGTCGTAACCCCAACGATAGGAACAGAGGCGACACCGATAAAACTCATTTGTTGCAAAGTTTCTGCACCTTCGAAGGGACGACTAAAAATGCGTCGAACCCCCTCGTAGAGCAAAATCACGGACTCTCCGATGAATACGAGCGGAGCCATGACGAATGGCATGACTTTCATCGTGTTTACTGTACCGTGACGAACGGACGGATTGCAGCGAGTTTTTTCGGTCCGATTCCTTTCACTTCTAAAAGTTGTTCTACGTTCTTGAATCCTCCGGTTTGCAGTCTATACTCTACGATTCTTTTCGCCGTGACAGGACCGATTCCCGGGAGTTCCTCTAATTCTTGTTCCGTGGCAGTATTGATGTTGATAAGCCCCCCCGAGTGCGCACTTTCGCTTCGAGTTATTGCTCGAGAAGAGGAAGGAGGTGAAGCCTTCGCAGCATAAATTCCTAATTCATCGGGACTGATTTCCTCGCCTTTTTCAGGAATATAGAGTTGCGTGTTGGGAACTAATTTCGCAGCCAGGTTGATTTGATTGGTGTCTGCGTTCTTCGTTGCTCCTCCGACTTCTTCTATCGCTTCGATGACGAGGGTTTCGTCCGTTACGTAGATAACGCTCGGATTTTTTACCGCTCCTGCAACATGAATGGGAAATTTTCCTTGTGCTAAAGCCTCTTGGGGAGTATCAGGACGGTGGAGTTGTTGGTAACCGAGCCAACCAGCCGCCCCTATTGCAACTCCTCCTATTGCTAATAGCCCTATTCGAGTAGTGCGGTCCAATCCATAAAGCATAATACTTCTTTTCGACGAAAACCTACCTTTTCCTTGCAAAATTTCGATGAAACTCGTTTCTACGGGTACATGTTTGTTATAAAAATTGTTTTAATAGGTAAACTTCCATTTCACGAACGGGGAGATGCCCGAGTGGCCAAAGGGAGCAGACTGTAAATCTGCCGGCGGATGCCTTCGTAGGTTCGAATCCTACTCTCCCCACCATACAATTCTCCATCTGGAATCCACGATATTTTTGCGTGTTTATAACCGAATAACAATGTGGACAAGAAGGTAATAATAAAAAAATGAGCCTTCGTAGCTCAGGGGTAGAGCATCCCCTTGGTAAGGGGAAGGTCACGAGTTCGAATCTCGTCGAAGGCTCCAGTTAATCATATCGAGACTTCCTTACTCGGGGGTATAAACAACCTACTTATCCGAACACGAAGAGGTGTAACACCTTATGGCGATTTCGACTACGAAAACGTACAACAAACTCGACTTTCTCAAACTGATGTTCTTGAGCCGTGAGGGCGATAGAAGAGAGGCTGTATTACTCAGGCAAAGCAAAGGATGGTTTCAAGTTCATGGAATGGGGCACGAGCCTCTCGCTGCGATCGTTTTGCATATGCGCGAAATGGATTACATTTTCCCTTATTACCGGGACCGCGCAATTATGCTCGCGCGTGGAATGACGAACCAGCAACTCGCTTATGCGTATTTTGCAAAGATGAATTCGAGCAGCGCTGGACGTCAAATGCCAGGGCATTACAGCAGTCGAAAACTCAACATTTGGAGCACTCCAACACCTACGGGAAGCAATCTTCTGCCCGCATGCGGGGCAGCCTGGGGCATGAAACTGGAGGGAAGCGACGGAGTTGTCCTTGCCACGGTGGGAGATGCAGCAAGCAGGCAGGGTGAATATTACGAAGCCGTCGCATTCGCGATTCAGGAGCGACTTCCTATTATCATCATGCTCGAAGACAACCATTACGGAATCAGCACACCCACAGAGAAGTTCAATCCTTATCGTTTAGGAGTTTTCAGTGAGAAAGACCTCGTGCATGTAAATGCAAGACATCCAGATAACGTGTTCGCAGCGGGAGGCGAAGCAATTGAAAAGGCACGAAAGGGTGGAGGACCGACGATTATGTGGTGCGAGTTGGACCGTCTCGGAAGTCACACGAGCAGCGACGACCAACGCGTGTATCGTTCGGAAGAGGAAATTTCAGAGATGATGAAGCGTGACCCCATTACGGTCGTTGCTAGAGAACTCATCGAAGCGGGTGAACTTACAGAAGACGATTGGGCTGGGATTCAAGAAGAAATTCGCGAGCAAGTAGACCGGGACTACATCGAAGCAGAAAACGCCCCTGACCCAGACCCGACAAAACTTTTAGACGAACTTTATGGCGATTTGCCGACCCCTGAGCCTCCGCCTATCGAAGGTGGCAGGAAATGGCGAATGGTAGATGCATTGAATCAGGTGTTCAAGGTCGTTTTGGATAGAGATAGAAGAGTCGTTTTCTTCGGACAAGACATCGAAGATCCGAAAGGTGGTGTTTTCAAACTCACGGATGGGCTTTCGACCGCTCATCCAGATAGGGTTTTCAATTCACCACTTGCAGAGGCAACGATTATCGGAGTCGCGTGCGGACTAGCATGTTATGGAATGCGTCCGGTTTTCGAATTGCAGTTCATTGATTTCGTCGGAACGGGATGGAATCAACTTGTGAATAACTTGGCGACGATTCGATGGAGAAGTTACGGAGAATGGAAATGTCCAGCAGTGATTTATGCTCCTTACGGCGCGTATTTACCAGGCGGTTCGATCTGGCATAGTCAAGCGAACGAATCCGCGATTGCGCACTACCCTGGTTTGCGTGTAGTGATTCCAACGACTCCGCAAGATGCTGCAGGCTTGATGTGGACAGCAATGCATGCAGAAGACCCGACTATTGTGCTCGTACCGAAGCATCGTTTCCGACAGCAAATCGACGTTCCTGAAGAGCTGGAAGCTGTTCCTATCGGAAAAGCCCGAGTTTGGAAAGAAGGTACCGATGTTACAGTGGTCACTTGGGGAAATTGCATCGAACAAGCAGAAGAGGCGGCGCAGAAATTAGAAGGCGAAGTCTCTGTTGAAATCATTGATTTAAGGTCTGTTTATCCATGGGACAAAGAAACGGTAGCAAAGTCTCTGGAAAAGACGGGGAGGCTCGTCGTAATTCAAGAAGATAGCGAAGCGTGTAGCGTTGGACAGATGATTATTTCGGAAATGACATCGAATCCTGAAACGTGGGGTTATTTCATCAGCCAACCGCAGTTGGTTTCGAAAGCGCATGTGCATATAGGCTACAACCCGATATGGGAATACGCGGCGTTGCCGGATACAGAACGAGTTATCGCGGCGATTCGGAGAGTGATGGAGTAAACAAAAAGTGTAGTATCGCACTTTGTTTGCAGGCTAATCGAGTTATCTGAAAGGGAAAACCCTCCGAACAATCGGAGGGTTTTATTTAGAAGGAGATTTTAGATTTTAGACTGTTATTTTTTTCGCCTTCTCAAGAGTGCGATTATTCCGCAAGATAGTGCGGTGATTGTTGCGGGTTCCGGAACCGCATTCTGCTCTATGTGCCCAAGGGAGGCTATGCTCGGGGTTGGCAAAGTGTCTCCATCTATATCGAGGAAGAAAGATTTCTTGACTTTGTATGCCTCGACAGGATGGTCGAAATGCAGGGTTTCTACGAGAGTAAAAGGACCGTCTTGACCTCCATCGTATCCTCCGCCGAGAATCTGACCGTCGGCGGACGCAAGCACATTTCCGCTCAAATCTTCGACGACCTCGTTCCAGAAGATTCGACCTTTATCCCAAACCCCACCAGTAAGTACCATTATGAGGTCGGAAACCGGGTAGCACGCACTGGAATCCACCTCATAAAGAATCGTCACCGTTGCGGCAGAAAATCCCGTGTTGTCTCCTACGGTGACCGGAACTTTTCCGGCATAAAAGTTGATTTGGCTATCGCAGAAGCCATCAACCTCCCAAGGAATATCCTCATCGTACTGCGGTATGAATGAAGCATGAGATTCGAGAACGTCATAAACGAATCCATCGGCTAAGGCAGCAGCCGCAAGCGAGAAGACTGTAATAACAGTCCAGATTTTCGCTCCTGTTCTCACCATATTTTTTTTCTCCTTTTCCCAGAGGGCGAAACTTAGTTTCGGACGAAAATACTATATCATAGTTTTTCGCAAATGCAATACCGAAGTTATTAAAAATCTCGAAAAATATTAAAAACCTGGTATTTTTTGGGGCTATTTCTTTCGACGTTTGAAAAGAAGAGCGATTCCTATACCGAAGGAGGCGATTGTAGCAGGCTCTGGGACACCGGTTTGCTCAATGTGATAGAGCGCGGCGACGCTGTCCGAAGGGGGTGGGTCACCCGCGATGTCGAGGAAAAAGCTCTTTTTGACCTTATAATGCGAGACTGGACTCGAAAGGGCGATAGAGGTGTTAATTGAAAAATCTCCATCACTACCGCCGGAATAAAAAGAGCCGAGTATCGAACCTGTTCCCGTGCCGAGGACGTTTCCATTCAAATCCTCTACGACTTCTGCCCAAAGGATCCGACCTTGGTCTGCCACAGTCCCCGTGAGCGACATCTGAATCATTTCGACGGGATAGCACTCACTGGAGTCCACTTCGTAAAGAATCGTCACTGTTGCGGCAGAGAATTTCGTGTCATCTCCTACAGTAACGGGGACATCTTCCGCATGGAAGGTGATCGTGTTATCACAGTCTCCTCCGATAGTCCAGGAGATGTCAGCGTCGGCTTGGGGGATGAAAGAGACATGGGATTCTAAAACGTTGTAATTAAAACTTTGAGATATTGCGGGGGTTACGAGGAGTAAAAATCCAAGTAAGGTAATGCGCTTCGTTCGGTTCTTCATCTCCAAGGCTCCTTTTGCGAAAAAGAATGCTCGAAGTAACCTTCGAGTATTTTAGGATTATAACATAGGTTTGATATAAATGCCCGTGTGATTTTTCAAAACTCGCAATCTTACTTGCTTTCTATGTCAATTGGCTTGTCCATTGGGATAGAATCTCTTTGCGAAAGAAAGAATATGCCAGTAGTTTCTATAAGGATTCCGCAAATGGGAGAAGGGCTTCAAGAGGCAAGGTTGGTTGCCTTTTTAAAGAAGCCTGGAGACAAAGTCAAACGCGACGAACCTCTTTATCAGATGGAGACCGACAAGGCGGTTATGGACGTCGAATCGCCTTATGAAGGGGTGCTTCTCGAGTGGTTGACGAAAGAGGATGTCGTACTGCCGATTGGTACGGAGATCGCGAAAATGGAGGTCGCTGAAGGGGTTCGCGAGATGCCGGTCGGGCACGAAATGCCAAAAAAAGAAGCCCCAGTTTCAGTATCTTCACAAGTTGCAACAATCGAAGATGGAGAGGAAGCACTTGCAGTCGAGGCAAGGAGAGCGGAAACCGCGCGGAACCGAGATATCCCTCCCAAGACCAGAAGGTATTTGAAAGAGAAGGGACTTTTGGAAGTGGCGCATTTGATTCCCTCGAAAACGCAAAAGTTGATGCCCGAAGACGTGGATGCGTATTTGGCTGCGCAATCGGCTGCTGCACCGACAGCCCCCCCGTCTGCCGCAGTTGCTTTGAAATCCACTGCGGAATACGAAGAGTTCGCATTGAGTCAAAGGCAAAGGACGCTTTCTTACCGCCTTGCCAGAGGGGCTCAGGTATGTGTTCCTGGAACCATTATGACGGAATGCGGTTGGGAAAAAATCGAGGAAGCACGAGAAGAATTGAAAAGACAGGGGGGGGAATTCCAACCGAGCGCGTTTACGATGATGGCATGGTGTGTCGTCCAAGCGATGAAAGATCATCCGAAATTCCGAAGCATTATGCCGAACGAAAATACTTTGAGAACGTATAAACACGTGCATTTGGGAATCGCAGTCGCTTTGCCCGGGGACGAATTGGTTACTGCTGTCGTTCCGAACGCGGATACGATGAGTTGGCGGGAATTCGCACAAGCCGCAAGACAGCAAATAGAATTAGCGCGCAATGGTCAAGACCAAGCGACAGAAGCAACGACTTTGAGCATCACGAACATGAGTGCCTTCGGACTTTTGAATGCTGTGCCTGTAGTCGTTTCTCCTGCTGTTGCTACGCTCTTTTTAGGAGAGCCGTATTGGAAGGCTGTGCCAAAGATGGGCGGATTCGATTTTTCGCGTGTAGTGATGCTTTCTCTCACCTTCGACCATCGTGTGATTAATGGTGTCGGCGCAGCGAATTTTTTGAACGATGTGAAGGCGAAAATCGAGAACTTTTCGTTCTGACAAATGGTCTTTTGCGCCTTTGCATGTTAGTTTCGTTGGTATAAACCGGCTTCCGGAGTAACTATTAAACTGAACGGGGGGCTTTCCTGTAGCCAGGATTATGCAAAGCATTCTCGACACTTCTTTCCCATTGAGCATTCGTTTTCTTAGTTACAGAGACGAAGTTCGGGAGAGCGCTCTTAGTAGAGTGTTTGAAACGATATTCAAAAAAAATCGGTTCCCCTTGCGGAGCAGAGGGAAACCTACGGAGGGGGTGTTCAAACAAAGCGTATCTATCATTGAAAAGAAAAGATTTTCACCCCCTCCTTAAAGGTTCCCCCTCTTCGCTTTCGCTCGAAGGGGAACCGGACTGATGTGGATATCTTTACTAGACAAACATTTACTGAACAATGTCAATCAGTCATTGCCATCGCATGTTAAAAAAAATCTGTGATATTGTGGAACCATACTTTTCTGAAACATGAAAACTTGGCAACTAAAAATTTCTTCGCTCGATATGCGCAGGATGTCTTTTTGTGCGGAAAGAGATTATCCCGAAGAAACGGTAGGTGCGCTTTTGGGGAGAATCGAGGATGGTTGTTATTTCGTAAAGGAAATCGTTCCTTTGGAGAATCGGGAGGAAATGCATCCCGAACGCGCTTTCTTCGTCCCTCCGGAAAAGGTACTCGAATTGGAAAAACTTGCGTTATCGAATGGCTGTCAGGTGGTAGGGTGGTATCATAGTCACCCGGATACGCGCGCTATGCCAAGCCGAGAAGATTTGCAATGTGCGTTTCCTTTGTATGTTTATCCTATACTTTCGGTAGTACATGGCTTGGTTCGGGAAATCGAATGTTGGAGGCTTCGAGACGAAGGAGAAGGTTTCGAGCCAGTGGAAATTGTAGAAATCGAATAAGTCGCTATGAGACTTTTTAAACAGAAGGGAACAATGCGTTCCCAAGCAGAGCTTGGGAACGAGGAGATAAGCGGGATTAGGAACGAGGAGATAATCGAAATTATAGAAACAGGATAATCTCACCATGAATCCATTAGAATCGAGCCGAAAAGAAAGGATGAAACTGACTGAAGAGGAACTTCAACGTTATTCGAGGCATATGGTTATTCCCGAAGTGGGAATCGAAGGTCAGGAACGGCTGAAAAATTCCTCGGTTTTATTGGTGGGCGTGGGGGGGCTCGGTTCTCCTGTCGCCTATTATCTCGCCGCTGCTGGAGTGGGAAGATTGGGGTTGGTAGATTACGATATCGTTGACCGAACGAATTTACAGCGGCAGATTTTGCATTTCGATACGGATGTAGGAAAGGCGAAATTGCAAAGTGCGAAGCAAAAACTTCTCTCCCTCAATCCCGATATCGAAATAGAACTTCATGAAACGAAACTTACGAGAGATAACGCATTGAGCATTTTCGAGACGTATGACGTCATCGTGGATGGCACAGACAATTTTCCTACTCGGTATTTAGTAAACGATGCGTGCGTTCTTTACGGAAAGCCGAATGTATACGGTTCTATTTTTCGTTTCGAAGGGCAGGTGAGCGTGTTTTTCGCAAAGGAAGGCGCTTGTTATCGCTGTCTGTATCCTGAGCCTCCCCCCCCTGGACTCATTCCGAGTTGTGCCGATGCGGGAGTGTTGGGGGTTTTGCCAGGGGTGATCGGTTCTTTACAAGCGACCGAAGTTTTGAAACTTCTTTTGGGAATCGGGGAGCCGCTTGTAGGAACTCTTTTGTCTTTCGATGCGTTGCGGATGGAGTTTAGCGCCTATCGCGTAACAAAAGACCCGGAATGTCCCATCTGCGGCAAAAATCCTACGATAACGCAATTAATAGATTACGAAGATTTCTGCGGATTGCGTGAAAGAAGATTGAAAGGAAGGAGCGTTCCAGAAATCACCGTACACGAACTCGAAAAAATGCGCTCGGAAGGGATTCCATTTTTGCTGTTGGATGTTCGTGAAGATTTCGAACTGAAAATTTCACGCCTCGACCCTTGTGTCCATATCCCGATGGGGGAAGTAGCGAAACGAATGTCGGAACTTCCTCGAGACAGGGAAATCGTGGTTCTTTGCCGCTCCGGGAATAGAAGCAAGAAAGTTACCGAGGACTTGTTGCGAAGCGGCTTTCGAAAAGTGAGCAACCTCGCAGGCGGCATCAATGCCTATGCGAGGGAAATTAATCCGAGCATTCAGGCGTACTGATACTCAGAATAGTGTTCGAACGTCAAACAACTGTCGGGTAGTTGAAAGAATAAATGGAGGAAAAAAAATGATTTGGACGTCCGTTTTCTTTAGCGCTTTGCCTTTCGTTCCTTTGCAGAACCAGGGAACGGAACTCACGGTTTACAACGCGAACTTCGGCTTGGTCAAGGAAGTTCGAGAGATCAATCTATCGAGTGGAAGACAGACGGTTCGCATAGAAGATGTCGCTGCATATATTGACCCCACGAGCGTGAGCCTAAAAAGTTTGACCAAAGACGAGATAGAAATTCTGGAGCAGAACTATCAATACGATTTAATTTCTCCGCAGGTGATTTTGCTCAAATCCATCGGAAAGAGAATTCGCGTTCGTCAAGTGCTCGAAAACGGTCAAGAGCGTGTTACAGAAGGTGTGCTTTTAAGCGCGCCGGGTCAGATCGTAACGGCAGAAGGCTCGCCGTATCAGATGTATTCGGGTTTGGTGATGCAGACTGACGACGGAAGAATCATTTTGAATCCTGTGGGCACTTTCGAAGTCCTCGAACTTCCCGAAGGGCTAATCAGCAAACCCACGTTAATGTGGGACTTGATAGCAGGGCGCTCAGGCGCACATAAAATCGAGTTGGCTTATCTGACGAACCAAATCAACTGGTATGCGAATTACGTTTTGACTTTAA is part of the Fimbriimonadales bacterium genome and encodes:
- the moeB gene encoding molybdopterin-synthase adenylyltransferase MoeB, with the translated sequence MKLTEEELQRYSRHMVIPEVGIEGQERLKNSSVLLVGVGGLGSPVAYYLAAAGVGRLGLVDYDIVDRTNLQRQILHFDTDVGKAKLQSAKQKLLSLNPDIEIELHETKLTRDNALSIFETYDVIVDGTDNFPTRYLVNDACVLYGKPNVYGSIFRFEGQVSVFFAKEGACYRCLYPEPPPPGLIPSCADAGVLGVLPGVIGSLQATEVLKLLLGIGEPLVGTLLSFDALRMEFSAYRVTKDPECPICGKNPTITQLIDYEDFCGLRERRLKGRSVPEITVHELEKMRSEGIPFLLLDVREDFELKISRLDPCVHIPMGEVAKRMSELPRDREIVVLCRSGNRSKKVTEDLLRSGFRKVSNLAGGINAYAREINPSIQAY